A single Prevotella sp. E15-22 DNA region contains:
- a CDS encoding type I phosphomannose isomerase catalytic subunit yields the protein MKIYPLLFEPNLHTVVWGGERLCPYKGLLQSSESVGESWEVSAVPSSPSIIANGAYAGRDLISVVSEHPEAILGKAVCEKYHGQLPLLVKFIDAKRDLSIQVHPDDAMAQRVHGKMGKSEMWYIIDAQPGSFLYAGFKKEITPEEYKQRIADGSIVEVLARHEVHAGDVFYLPAGRVHAIGSGILLAEVQQSSDVTYRIFDYNRPGMDGKPRELHTELAAEALNYHVEDEYRTLYSSVQNKANLIVNSPYFSVRVTRTEKPFHRNLLKYDSFVITMCISGDCELYFRQSGEKLLLKEGHSCLIPASLADYDVVPLQGQTRVLDAFIDNMDKSLVGQVTRFLHITA from the coding sequence ATGAAGATATATCCACTTTTGTTCGAACCTAATCTCCACACAGTGGTGTGGGGAGGCGAGCGTTTGTGCCCCTATAAAGGTCTGCTGCAGTCATCCGAGTCCGTTGGCGAGAGTTGGGAGGTGAGTGCCGTTCCGTCCAGTCCCAGTATCATTGCCAATGGTGCGTATGCTGGTCGCGATCTCATATCCGTTGTCAGCGAGCATCCAGAAGCCATCCTTGGTAAGGCCGTATGCGAGAAGTACCATGGTCAGTTGCCCCTTTTGGTCAAGTTCATCGACGCCAAGCGCGACCTCAGCATACAGGTGCACCCAGACGACGCCATGGCCCAGCGTGTGCATGGCAAGATGGGCAAGAGCGAGATGTGGTATATCATCGACGCCCAGCCAGGCAGTTTCCTGTATGCCGGCTTCAAGAAAGAGATCACCCCAGAGGAATATAAGCAACGCATAGCCGACGGCTCTATTGTCGAGGTCCTGGCGCGCCACGAGGTACATGCTGGCGATGTGTTCTATCTGCCTGCAGGACGTGTGCACGCCATTGGTAGTGGCATCCTCCTGGCCGAGGTGCAGCAGTCGTCCGATGTCACCTATCGCATCTTCGACTACAACCGTCCAGGTATGGATGGCAAGCCACGCGAGTTGCACACCGAATTGGCAGCCGAGGCCCTGAACTACCATGTGGAGGACGAGTATCGCACCCTCTATTCCTCTGTTCAGAATAAAGCCAACCTCATTGTCAACTCACCATATTTCAGCGTGCGTGTCACGCGTACGGAAAAACCCTTCCATCGCAACCTGCTGAAATACGACAGTTTTGTGATAACCATGTGCATCTCAGGCGATTGCGAACTATATTTTCGCCAGTCGGGCGAAAAGCTGTTACTCAAAGAAGGTCATAGCTGTCTGATTCCTGCCTCACTGGCCGACTACGACGTGGTGCCCCTTCAGGGACAGACACGTGTGCTCGACGCCTTTATCGACAATATGGATAAGAGTCTTGTGGGTCAGGTAACGCGTTTCCTCCATATCACGGCATAG